In the genome of Nitrospira japonica, one region contains:
- a CDS encoding type IV secretion protein DotN yields MKELRQTKLTFGLEPEVDLYRVSARLGFRDFRKTSCIVRSVTARDHHTCQFCGFRSAKYQQIVPVSEPLRDLNNLVTSCIFCEQVAHLNLVPQYRSGVLIWLPEVSQIELNRVMPAVYVCRITQGLGATKARSVLDRLVETRGHARRRFGSDDPEELVKSLRTRKEGMHAQLQPPVIEEGLRLMPLDRRIVRESELEFNQFPQILAFWRSKNGPLYGEKASTILEHFIERLTKRDGPYRGNQ; encoded by the coding sequence ATGAAAGAACTCCGGCAAACTAAACTTACTTTTGGTCTTGAACCTGAAGTCGATCTGTATCGTGTTTCGGCGCGTCTTGGGTTTCGGGATTTCCGAAAGACATCTTGTATTGTCCGATCAGTCACGGCCAGAGATCATCACACCTGCCAATTTTGTGGTTTCAGGAGCGCTAAGTATCAACAGATTGTACCAGTAAGTGAACCTTTGCGTGATCTCAATAATCTCGTCACAAGCTGTATATTTTGTGAACAAGTTGCCCACTTAAATCTTGTTCCACAATACCGCTCAGGCGTGCTCATCTGGCTCCCTGAAGTATCACAAATTGAGTTGAATCGAGTCATGCCCGCCGTCTATGTTTGCCGAATTACCCAGGGGCTGGGTGCCACTAAGGCTCGTTCAGTCCTAGATCGCCTCGTGGAAACTCGGGGACACGCCCGAAGGCGCTTCGGAAGCGATGATCCAGAAGAATTGGTAAAATCTCTTCGAACTCGGAAGGAGGGCATGCATGCACAATTGCAACCACCGGTGATAGAAGAGGGACTTAGACTCATGCCGTTGGATCGCCGTATCGTCCGTGAGAGCGAGCTAGAATTCAATCAGTTCCCACAAATTCTCGCATTTTGGCGATCAAAGAATGGGCCGCTTTACGGAGAAAAAGCCTCAACGATTCTAGAGCACTTCATCGAAAGGTTAACAAAACGAGACGGTCCATATCGCGGAAACCAATAG
- a CDS encoding DUF433 domain-containing protein gives MTTKTLDQHIETSLDIAGGKPRIAGHRITVRDIVIWHERLGKSVDEIASDYGLTLADVHAALAYYFDHRADIDKDMADGQAFAESLRQATPSKLKHKLNAGKN, from the coding sequence ATGACCACAAAGACATTAGATCAACACATTGAAACGAGCCTTGATATTGCCGGGGGGAAACCCCGTATTGCAGGCCATCGTATTACCGTGCGCGATATTGTCATATGGCATGAACGGTTGGGGAAAAGTGTCGATGAAATTGCCAGCGACTACGGTCTGACGCTGGCCGATGTCCATGCCGCCCTCGCATACTATTTTGATCATCGCGCCGATATCGACAAAGACATGGCTGACGGCCAGGCCTTTGCCGAGTCCTTACGCCAAGCCACGCCCTCCAAGCTCAAGCACAAGCTGAATGCCGGGAAAAATTAG
- a CDS encoding JAB domain-containing protein produces the protein MPPPKNSPLISIEDRTLTTRLREGGDLLGIRLLDHLIFGDDRLYSFADQGWPL, from the coding sequence TTGCCGCCTCCCAAAAACTCCCCTTTGATTTCAATTGAGGATCGGACGCTCACCACACGACTGCGGGAAGGTGGAGACCTACTAGGCATCAGGCTGCTCGACCACCTCATTTTCGGTGACGACCGTCTTTATAGTTTTGCCGATCAGGGCTGGCCGCTGTGA
- a CDS encoding helix-turn-helix domain-containing protein, producing MLTIKDLSARLNIKVSTLYAWVAQGKIPCRKIYGLIRFEPEEIDRWLTSLQPPPLSSAPCRISSPDTDIDRLIADAKRTAYTPRHGETISPSPEGKEHDDGAR from the coding sequence ATGCTCACGATCAAAGACCTGTCCGCTCGTCTGAACATTAAGGTCTCGACTCTCTACGCCTGGGTTGCACAAGGGAAAATTCCCTGTCGTAAGATCTACGGCCTTATCCGCTTTGAGCCTGAAGAGATCGACCGCTGGCTGACTTCGCTGCAACCCCCTCCCCTTTCGTCTGCTCCATGCAGAATATCTAGCCCTGACACGGACATTGACCGCCTTATTGCCGACGCTAAGCGCACCGCATATACTCCCCGCCACGGGGAAACCATATCACCGAGCCCTGAGGGAAAGGAGCATGACGATGGGGCTCGTTAA
- a CDS encoding DUF5615 family PIN-like protein gives MPGKIRFYLDEHVPRAVVQGLRERGVDIKTVGEAGLLSAPDTAHMQQARAERRVIFTQDSDFLRLHAAGHTHCGIVYAPQGTSIGETIHGLMLLHQILKADEMEGHVEFL, from the coding sequence ATGCCGGGAAAAATTAGGTTCTATCTCGACGAACACGTTCCCAGAGCCGTTGTACAAGGCTTACGCGAACGAGGCGTTGATATCAAGACAGTGGGTGAAGCAGGACTCCTCAGCGCACCCGATACCGCGCATATGCAACAAGCCCGTGCTGAACGGCGGGTGATTTTTACGCAAGATAGCGATTTCCTCCGTCTCCATGCCGCTGGGCATACTCATTGCGGCATCGTGTACGCCCCACAAGGTACGTCGATTGGAGAGACCATTCATGGCTTGATGTTACTCCACCAGATCCTCAAGGCTGACGAGATGGAAGGACACGTCGAGTTCTTGTAA
- a CDS encoding tyrosine-type recombinase/integrase, translating to MGLVKRGNVWWMSFTYEGRQIRRSTETSDKRLAEAILGKVKVEIVEGKYFDKPREEAKTFLQLMERYLREHASRRMHYRRYVNMVDNLKAFFGNPKLHHVTPKTIVAFKNKRYVDGVMPATINRELAVLKKAFNLACREWEWTRDNPVCRVSMEREQNTRDRWLTEAEEGRLLKTALPWLRELILFAAHTGMRRGEILALNWNGVDFVRRTVTVFRSKNGERRTIPINQTVQDILTKRYETRGDASQTGESLVFGSEAQTCLDGSNLRRAFIAALKAAKIENLHFHDLRHTFATRLVQAGVDLYKVQRLLGHKSPSMTQRYAHHFPESLRDGVEILDRQRLISTISAQPAGGAMVDCVNG from the coding sequence ATGGGGCTCGTTAAACGTGGCAATGTGTGGTGGATGTCTTTCACGTATGAGGGACGGCAAATTCGGCGGTCGACCGAGACTTCAGACAAGCGCCTTGCTGAAGCCATACTCGGGAAGGTGAAGGTTGAAATTGTCGAGGGAAAGTATTTTGACAAACCGAGGGAAGAGGCCAAGACGTTCTTGCAACTGATGGAGCGCTACCTCCGAGAACATGCGAGTAGACGGATGCACTATCGTCGGTACGTGAACATGGTGGACAATTTGAAGGCCTTCTTTGGCAATCCGAAACTCCATCATGTGACACCGAAGACTATCGTGGCGTTCAAGAACAAACGCTATGTGGATGGTGTCATGCCGGCGACGATCAACCGAGAACTGGCCGTGCTCAAGAAGGCTTTCAACTTGGCCTGTCGTGAGTGGGAATGGACGCGAGATAACCCAGTGTGTCGGGTATCGATGGAACGGGAACAGAACACCCGTGATCGTTGGTTAACGGAGGCGGAAGAAGGGCGACTGCTCAAGACAGCCCTTCCATGGCTGAGAGAGCTAATCCTCTTCGCGGCTCATACCGGCATGCGCCGGGGAGAAATTCTCGCGTTAAACTGGAACGGTGTAGATTTCGTGCGGCGGACCGTCACGGTCTTTCGATCAAAGAACGGCGAACGGCGCACGATTCCTATTAATCAGACCGTACAGGACATTCTCACGAAGCGGTATGAAACACGAGGCGATGCCAGCCAAACCGGGGAAAGCTTGGTCTTCGGCAGTGAAGCCCAGACGTGTCTCGATGGCAGCAATCTGAGACGGGCATTTATTGCGGCGCTGAAGGCGGCCAAGATCGAGAATCTTCACTTTCATGATCTGCGGCATACCTTTGCGACGCGACTCGTCCAAGCAGGAGTGGACCTGTACAAAGTCCAACGACTGCTTGGCCATAAGTCGCCAAGCATGACCCAACGGTATGCCCACCATTTCCCTGAGAGTCTACGGGATGGGGTGGAGATCCTGGACCGGCAACGGTTGATTAGCACAATTTCAGCACAGCCGGCAGGTGGAGCGATGGTGGATTGTGTAAACGGTTGA
- a CDS encoding replication initiation factor domain-containing protein, whose protein sequence is MDLSGGIVSSWPAERLQAVLRWVFEEGGHLTRLDCALDDRESSVQVERVKQAVEGGQCVTRAGRFQALYGASMADGAITGQTLYFGSPKSHTMLRVYDKRLEARSKGREDCEQFGVRWELELRKERANACGQALAALPASDWIEYVVSILRGYIDFRDTTREALSVERCRAPLLPWWFTLTEGFAKGRFVLEHAPRTIEDVKRWIRDSVAPMLAVACAAPEAGDAWLTRTIVDSTERWKDRHRRLARGNRGLVRATTVSPQPITQGGLRDNVAVTDSRVLKKASTIKAPYILKTHTNHTTTNNTGHTQGSTDDHL, encoded by the coding sequence GTGGACCTCTCGGGCGGCATCGTATCAAGCTGGCCAGCCGAAAGATTACAGGCTGTTCTTCGGTGGGTCTTTGAGGAAGGTGGCCATTTAACTCGATTGGATTGTGCCCTCGACGATCGAGAATCCTCAGTCCAGGTTGAACGCGTTAAGCAGGCAGTTGAGGGTGGGCAGTGTGTGACACGGGCAGGCCGGTTTCAGGCGCTCTATGGCGCTTCCATGGCGGATGGTGCCATCACAGGCCAGACCCTCTATTTTGGAAGTCCAAAAAGCCATACGATGCTTAGAGTGTACGACAAGCGACTTGAGGCTCGCTCGAAAGGGCGCGAGGACTGCGAACAATTTGGCGTCCGGTGGGAGCTCGAACTCCGCAAAGAACGCGCGAACGCTTGCGGGCAGGCACTCGCAGCACTTCCTGCCTCCGATTGGATCGAGTATGTGGTGTCCATCCTTCGCGGATACATTGATTTTCGAGACACGACGCGTGAAGCCTTGTCGGTTGAGCGATGTCGCGCACCGCTACTGCCATGGTGGTTCACACTCACGGAAGGCTTTGCCAAGGGTCGCTTTGTCCTGGAACATGCCCCTCGGACGATTGAAGATGTGAAACGATGGATTCGCGATTCGGTCGCGCCCATGCTGGCTGTTGCCTGCGCAGCTCCCGAGGCTGGTGATGCTTGGCTGACTCGGACAATCGTTGATAGCACCGAGCGTTGGAAAGATCGACACCGCCGGCTCGCGAGGGGAAACCGCGGGCTCGTGCGCGCCACAACGGTTTCCCCACAACCTATTACTCAAGGAGGCTTACGCGATAACGTAGCGGTTACGGATTCACGTGTCCTTAAAAAAGCTTCAACAATTAAAGCCCCATACATTCTAAAAACACATACAAACCATACAACTACAAACAACACGGGGCACACACAAGGAAGCACTGATGATCATTTATAA
- a CDS encoding ankyrin repeat domain-containing protein, producing the protein MAAPNFPRLTEPGVFIASPRDVQRLRNRAVDLLNELQSDIRDAQAHKIVAYEIDDRPSERNDAIPAQLQMYRPDDPLCKAVICFFGEQIGTPLGENFTIECLAPLDPLKKEEKDYGLVHPWKPEKAEKGGFALTGSTFELLATVAANRLSPERQPPLHLRFIGPTDTGGILPPMDGGWGNRFLRGRLGDKFPNQSDAYCRLLQDTKEHIQQLYNLVQFLRSPRLNVTVHFTESDDSFISDLRQFLVAQLRLHAPSEGRNIFKGLEYYDVQDSSLYCWLREDLTEAHVAYTRALNHPEKVRCHWIIGPSGCGKSSFIRAGIIGRLVSETHRGQSIPCVMRPNEIVPRSILDNQTQTDVDLADVVLRKVFHRCVKSIATELKCSRPHDPLPTQVVEDELSQFDVFPPPEAKAQWCARRIEQLLDCNRRNPELSNISFLLGFDQFEEFVDMLDDARLRPGLDAVVNFIKLALGVTGISLFMTLRSNRVERMAHHKGLNELFSDGWKQYIGIPTESGMKNIIHTSFKLTNRIKLDDRAVELIAESIRQYGDNPRRKDQPGSSLPLVSVTLKRLYEHAEGLIQEKQQRRKEYASQISDRFSDVKGGEPQGSTINSGEGSEEARSPKIRLLDQDKDHGQELDHDELFTVTEDNSRGYLRIDDAITQLAEDAWGKAKKKIGLSWEDGMVGTLLRRLVVLQDIADDRFSFPDAAIPTEFGPRVLAESLIDNKLLIPEEGKRVRLVHEAVLEHWTAAKSWLEAEGPVHEQAATLKALQKVLAKVSEKAGEEHASVTLKVIADSLFVKDAAIILAVWYDKLFDEKVTNTSERNQELREFCLNLIRLHCRPGELVESSIGQTHHLILAANYNRNDIVREMLQADPSSVNVQNSKHRTAIFAPCFYGNADLLDILLEYKANPDFPDKEGWRPIHYAAASGSLDCLKRLLTKDVYLGGTDTPHETAPIHTAASSNHVHCVHSLVEKDKTLLVCRNAMGQTPLHIAASNGALEAIQVLNELGADANESTKDGWKAVHYAARENHPAVIRILREIGADLDASLPNQATALHIAAHNGHMDVVKCLFESHVNVDAPALNSCWSDTEKAKTRINYRQDKKKCGDISEFDWTPLHFAVASGHDEVVSYLLEARANPNLPSGSGETPLHFAGRHDGVKIVKQLCANGANKEVRDRNGKGQTPLIAALARKAFAGAQALASERADLQSYISEDPIKIEEEWSPLHFWSYKGDTEVVQFLLRNRAKIDAQNTEGYRPLHLAAARAHFDVVMLLLDHGATPDLIAKDNHTPITLACLAGALNVVSQLYQRVDSPLSARENIPSLLHYGVLSGNVAIVNFLLSKDHPVDHLDAFGFTPLHLAIQEGHLEIVRCLVRAGADLEYPARTPLIMPIHLAAEGGHSEIIRHLHENHVPLDAVTNERPAPILLAMRYGHIDAVKTLLLLGAPISQLDSISGESLADTFVEFYKKEAENGSYPAPDQELIDALETSGFEVVKYLPTPPRSKMLSPDSSVLSASSGNVWNYVWNDVPREVRERLIATLTSMDNSYCISRETTDIKLARLSWYDQVSLLRVADSNWQKPDLYLYYLIEEGEQRAFYWLNGTSPPIHQVNKKAPIKLNQKNALDYLRFFNFFVRGEEGPFYIVEDPKDPMIPRHADVQRALEGVVRPATFEGINEKGHFLCDGVVFYSNALFIANFSINPTGMVNMLDDDPIAVNLPKKIELPIS; encoded by the coding sequence ATGGCAGCGCCTAACTTTCCGCGATTGACGGAACCTGGTGTTTTCATTGCGTCTCCGCGCGACGTACAGCGTCTGCGAAATAGAGCAGTGGATCTTCTCAATGAACTACAGAGTGACATACGCGATGCCCAAGCGCACAAAATCGTGGCCTATGAGATAGATGATAGACCTTCTGAGCGTAACGATGCCATCCCAGCCCAGTTGCAAATGTATCGGCCTGATGATCCCTTATGCAAAGCAGTTATCTGCTTTTTTGGAGAACAGATTGGTACCCCATTAGGAGAGAATTTCACAATAGAGTGTCTGGCACCTCTGGATCCCTTAAAAAAGGAGGAAAAAGACTATGGACTTGTCCATCCGTGGAAACCGGAGAAAGCGGAAAAAGGCGGATTTGCGCTGACAGGCAGCACATTCGAATTACTAGCCACGGTGGCAGCAAACCGGCTTAGCCCCGAGAGACAGCCACCGCTACATCTCCGTTTTATTGGGCCAACGGATACCGGTGGGATTCTACCACCTATGGACGGAGGCTGGGGTAACCGATTTTTACGAGGGAGATTAGGAGACAAATTTCCCAACCAATCTGATGCGTACTGCCGATTGCTACAGGACACAAAGGAGCATATTCAGCAGCTGTACAATTTAGTGCAATTCCTTAGATCACCAAGATTAAACGTAACCGTACATTTCACAGAAAGCGACGATTCATTCATCTCTGATCTTCGGCAATTTCTCGTAGCGCAGCTGAGGCTTCACGCACCTTCTGAAGGTCGCAACATTTTTAAGGGGCTGGAATACTATGACGTACAAGACTCCTCACTTTATTGCTGGCTAAGAGAAGATCTAACCGAAGCGCACGTTGCGTACACCAGGGCACTGAATCACCCTGAAAAGGTCAGATGCCATTGGATTATTGGGCCAAGTGGTTGCGGTAAATCATCCTTTATCCGTGCCGGCATTATTGGGCGGCTTGTGAGCGAAACTCATAGAGGGCAATCGATACCGTGCGTTATGCGGCCAAACGAAATTGTGCCGCGCAGCATCCTGGATAATCAGACACAGACGGACGTCGATCTAGCCGACGTGGTGCTCCGCAAGGTATTCCATCGCTGTGTGAAGAGCATTGCCACAGAATTGAAGTGTAGTCGCCCCCATGATCCACTCCCCACACAGGTCGTGGAAGACGAGCTGAGCCAATTTGATGTCTTTCCTCCTCCAGAGGCTAAAGCTCAGTGGTGTGCACGGCGCATTGAACAATTGTTAGATTGTAATCGGCGCAATCCTGAGCTGAGCAATATCTCCTTTCTCCTTGGGTTCGATCAGTTTGAGGAATTCGTCGACATGCTTGACGATGCCAGGCTGCGTCCAGGCTTGGATGCAGTTGTTAATTTCATCAAGCTAGCCCTTGGGGTTACCGGCATCTCTCTGTTCATGACCTTACGAAGTAATCGTGTAGAGCGCATGGCTCACCACAAGGGCTTGAACGAATTATTTTCTGATGGCTGGAAGCAATATATCGGTATTCCGACCGAATCAGGGATGAAAAATATTATCCACACCTCCTTTAAACTCACTAATCGAATTAAACTCGACGATCGTGCAGTAGAACTTATAGCGGAAAGTATTCGACAGTATGGAGACAACCCAAGAAGAAAGGACCAACCTGGTAGTTCCCTTCCACTGGTTTCCGTCACCCTAAAACGACTCTATGAACATGCAGAAGGGTTAATACAGGAAAAACAGCAGCGGAGGAAAGAATACGCTTCACAAATATCAGACCGGTTTTCGGACGTAAAAGGAGGCGAACCGCAAGGGTCTACCATCAACTCCGGAGAAGGCAGCGAAGAGGCAAGATCTCCCAAAATACGGCTACTGGACCAGGATAAGGATCATGGTCAGGAACTGGATCACGATGAGCTTTTTACTGTGACTGAGGATAATTCGCGCGGCTATTTGCGGATTGATGATGCTATCACGCAACTGGCTGAGGACGCATGGGGCAAAGCGAAGAAGAAAATAGGGCTATCATGGGAAGATGGCATGGTCGGCACTCTATTGCGGCGTTTGGTGGTTCTACAAGACATTGCAGATGATCGGTTCTCTTTCCCTGATGCTGCCATTCCTACAGAATTTGGTCCAAGAGTGTTAGCAGAATCACTGATCGACAATAAGCTTCTAATTCCTGAAGAGGGTAAACGAGTTCGTCTGGTTCACGAGGCAGTGTTGGAACATTGGACTGCGGCCAAATCATGGTTGGAGGCGGAGGGTCCAGTTCACGAACAGGCCGCAACACTGAAGGCACTTCAAAAGGTATTAGCGAAGGTGTCAGAAAAGGCTGGTGAGGAACATGCTAGTGTTACACTTAAGGTCATTGCGGACTCTCTCTTCGTGAAGGACGCTGCAATTATCCTTGCAGTCTGGTACGACAAACTGTTCGACGAGAAGGTAACCAATACTTCGGAAAGGAACCAAGAGCTTCGAGAATTTTGCCTGAATCTCATTCGTCTGCATTGCAGGCCCGGAGAATTGGTCGAGAGTTCTATTGGCCAGACACACCATTTGATATTGGCGGCGAATTACAACCGCAACGATATCGTACGTGAGATGCTTCAGGCTGATCCCAGTAGCGTAAATGTTCAGAACTCCAAGCACAGGACTGCGATTTTCGCGCCGTGCTTCTACGGCAATGCCGATCTCCTGGACATATTGCTGGAATACAAGGCGAATCCAGATTTTCCTGACAAGGAAGGCTGGCGCCCAATTCATTATGCCGCCGCCTCTGGATCTTTGGATTGTCTTAAGCGCCTTCTTACGAAAGATGTGTATCTTGGAGGAACAGACACTCCTCATGAGACTGCGCCTATTCACACGGCGGCCAGCTCCAACCATGTGCACTGTGTTCATTCTCTCGTTGAGAAAGACAAGACATTACTTGTATGTCGTAATGCCATGGGGCAAACACCTCTCCATATCGCGGCTTCGAACGGTGCCCTGGAGGCGATTCAGGTTCTCAATGAGTTGGGAGCTGATGCTAATGAATCGACAAAAGACGGCTGGAAGGCGGTCCACTATGCAGCGAGGGAGAACCATCCAGCGGTAATTCGCATCCTTCGAGAAATAGGCGCAGATCTCGATGCATCCCTTCCTAATCAAGCAACTGCGCTTCATATCGCAGCCCACAACGGGCACATGGACGTGGTTAAATGCTTGTTCGAGTCTCATGTAAATGTCGATGCACCTGCCTTGAATAGCTGTTGGTCTGATACCGAAAAAGCCAAAACTCGAATTAATTACCGCCAGGACAAGAAGAAATGTGGCGATATCAGTGAATTTGACTGGACACCACTGCACTTTGCCGTTGCGTCAGGGCACGATGAAGTCGTCTCATACCTACTAGAAGCAAGAGCTAATCCAAATTTACCAAGTGGTTCCGGGGAGACGCCTCTGCATTTTGCCGGTCGTCATGATGGCGTGAAAATCGTCAAGCAACTTTGTGCCAATGGTGCAAACAAAGAAGTCCGAGATAGAAATGGCAAGGGCCAAACACCATTGATAGCAGCTCTTGCGCGAAAGGCTTTCGCCGGCGCACAAGCATTAGCTTCGGAAAGAGCGGATCTACAGTCCTATATTTCGGAAGATCCAATCAAGATTGAAGAAGAATGGTCACCACTTCACTTCTGGTCTTACAAAGGTGATACGGAGGTCGTACAATTTCTCCTACGCAATCGTGCAAAGATTGACGCACAAAACACCGAGGGGTACCGTCCCCTTCATCTTGCAGCGGCAAGAGCCCACTTCGATGTCGTAATGTTGCTCCTCGATCATGGAGCAACTCCAGATTTAATAGCAAAAGACAACCATACGCCTATCACCCTTGCATGTTTGGCTGGTGCACTTAATGTAGTGAGCCAACTATATCAAAGGGTTGATAGCCCGTTAAGTGCTAGGGAGAATATCCCGTCGCTACTACATTACGGAGTTCTGTCTGGTAATGTTGCTATCGTAAATTTTCTTCTTTCAAAAGATCATCCAGTGGACCATCTAGACGCTTTTGGTTTCACGCCACTCCATCTCGCGATACAAGAAGGGCACTTGGAGATTGTGCGTTGTTTAGTTAGGGCCGGGGCAGACCTTGAGTACCCAGCAAGAACACCTTTGATCATGCCTATTCATCTTGCTGCGGAGGGTGGACACAGCGAGATCATTAGACATCTCCACGAGAATCATGTACCCCTGGATGCGGTGACAAATGAACGCCCCGCACCTATCTTGCTTGCCATGCGGTACGGGCATATTGATGCGGTTAAGACGCTTCTATTACTTGGTGCACCCATCTCGCAATTGGATTCTATTAGCGGAGAATCACTGGCTGACACCTTCGTGGAATTTTATAAGAAAGAGGCAGAAAATGGGTCCTATCCGGCTCCTGACCAGGAGCTCATTGATGCCCTAGAGACGTCAGGTTTTGAGGTTGTAAAATATCTCCCAACACCTCCAAGAAGTAAGATGTTGAGCCCTGACTCGTCAGTACTGTCTGCTTCTTCCGGCAATGTGTGGAATTATGTATGGAACGATGTTCCCAGAGAGGTCAGGGAGCGTTTGATCGCGACGCTTACTTCAATGGACAATAGCTACTGTATCAGTCGGGAGACGACAGATATTAAGCTAGCCCGGCTGAGTTGGTACGATCAAGTTTCTTTGCTGCGCGTTGCCGATTCCAATTGGCAGAAACCTGATCTTTACCTTTACTATCTAATTGAGGAAGGTGAGCAGCGAGCGTTTTATTGGCTGAATGGCACATCGCCGCCGATTCACCAGGTGAATAAAAAAGCGCCAATCAAGCTGAACCAAAAAAATGCCTTGGATTATCTCCGGTTCTTCAATTTCTTTGTACGTGGTGAAGAGGGCCCGTTTTACATCGTCGAAGATCCCAAAGACCCAATGATTCCTCGGCACGCTGACGTCCAACGTGCATTAGAAGGGGTTGTGCGGCCTGCTACATTTGAAGGCATCAATGAGAAGGGTCACTTCTTATGCGACGGGGTAGTCTTTTATTCAAATGCGCTTTTCATTGCTAATTTTTCCATCAATCCAACAGGGATGGTCAATATGTTGGATGACGATCCGATAGCTGTAAATCTACCTAAAAAAATCGAACTCCCAATATCTTGA